The following coding sequences are from one Mycobacterium bourgelatii window:
- the nucS gene encoding endonuclease NucS — MRLVIAQCTVNYIGRLTAHLPSARRLLLFKADGSVSVHADDRAYKPLNWMSPPCWLTEEVDGESPVWVVENKAGEQLRITVEEIEHDSSHDLGVDPGLVKDGVEAHLQALLAEHVQLLGEGYTLVRREYMTAIGPVDLLCRDERGGAVAVEVKRRGEIDGVEQLTRYLELLNRDSVLAPVKGVFAAQQIKPQARTLAIDRGIRCLTLDYDQMRGMDSDEYRLF, encoded by the coding sequence GTGCGTCTCGTCATCGCTCAATGCACCGTCAACTACATCGGTCGGCTCACCGCACATCTGCCCTCCGCCCGCAGGCTGCTGCTGTTCAAGGCCGACGGGTCAGTCAGCGTTCACGCCGACGACCGGGCCTACAAGCCGTTGAACTGGATGAGTCCGCCGTGCTGGTTGACCGAAGAGGTCGACGGGGAATCGCCCGTCTGGGTGGTCGAGAACAAGGCCGGCGAACAACTGCGGATCACGGTAGAGGAGATCGAGCACGACTCCAGCCACGACTTGGGCGTCGACCCGGGTTTGGTCAAGGACGGCGTCGAAGCGCATCTGCAGGCGTTGCTCGCCGAGCACGTCCAGTTGCTCGGTGAGGGGTACACGCTGGTTCGTCGCGAGTACATGACGGCAATCGGGCCCGTCGACCTGCTGTGTCGCGATGAGCGGGGCGGTGCAGTTGCGGTGGAAGTCAAGCGCCGCGGCGAAATCGACGGCGTCGAGCAACTCACCCGCTATCTCGAATTGCTCAACCGTGACAGCGTTCTCGCGCCGGTCAAGGGGGTGTTCGCCGCCCAACAGATCAAGCCCCAGGCCCGGACTCTGGCCATTGATCGCGGAATCCGTTGTCTGACATTGGATTACGATCAGATGCGGGGGATGGACAGCGACGAGTACCGGCTCTTCTGA
- a CDS encoding adenylate/guanylate cyclase domain-containing protein: MPTKGSPGKTSRTTAQRVGRVLERVTHQSGRPDTPAYGSWLLGRVNESQHRRRVRIQVILTTLIVVANLIGIGVAILLVTVAIPEPSVFEDAPLWISTVAVPIYIVLAVAFGAYWITRQTVLSLRWAIEERKPDRNDSRNTFLAPWRVAVVDLILWGVGAVLTTTLFGMVNHLFIPRFLLSVSFCGLLVATGSYLLAEFALRPVAAQALEAGPPPRRLAPGIMGRTMMVWLMGSGVPVVGIALLAFFEIVLRNLTQTQFAVGVLIISTVTLIFGFILMLILAWLTATPVRVVRAALKRVEQGDLRGDLVAFDGTELGELQRGFNAMVDGLRERERLRDLFGRHVGREVALAAEKEKPKLGGEERHVAVVFIDIEGSTKMVTKRPPAEVVEVLNRFFAVVVEEVDRQRGLVNKFEGDASLAIFGAPNSLENPEDHALAAARAIAKRLVEEVPECPAGIGVAAGEVVAGNVGSKERFEYTVIGEPVNEAARLCELAKSKPGKLLASEQVVEGASESERAHWSLGRYVKLRGYDQRIRTASPVEPAKPAK, translated from the coding sequence ATGCCGACTAAAGGGTCGCCCGGGAAGACCAGCCGGACCACAGCGCAACGCGTGGGCCGGGTGCTCGAGAGGGTCACCCACCAGAGCGGGCGGCCGGATACGCCCGCGTACGGGTCGTGGTTGCTGGGGCGGGTCAACGAGAGCCAACACCGTCGACGGGTACGCATCCAGGTCATCCTGACCACGCTGATCGTGGTGGCGAACCTGATCGGGATCGGGGTGGCGATCCTGCTGGTCACCGTGGCCATTCCGGAGCCAAGCGTGTTCGAGGACGCCCCGTTATGGATCTCGACCGTAGCCGTGCCGATCTACATCGTTCTTGCGGTGGCGTTCGGCGCCTACTGGATCACCCGGCAGACGGTGCTGTCGCTGCGCTGGGCAATCGAGGAACGCAAGCCGGACCGCAACGACTCACGGAACACGTTCCTGGCTCCGTGGCGCGTCGCGGTAGTCGACCTGATTTTGTGGGGGGTCGGCGCCGTGCTGACGACGACCCTGTTCGGGATGGTCAATCACCTGTTCATCCCCCGATTCCTGCTGTCCGTGAGCTTCTGCGGCCTGTTGGTCGCCACCGGCAGTTATCTGCTGGCCGAGTTCGCGCTGCGTCCGGTCGCGGCGCAGGCGCTCGAAGCAGGGCCACCGCCGAGACGGTTGGCACCCGGAATCATGGGGCGAACCATGATGGTGTGGCTGATGGGCTCGGGTGTTCCGGTGGTGGGCATCGCGCTGCTGGCCTTCTTCGAGATCGTGCTGCGCAATCTGACCCAGACCCAGTTCGCGGTCGGGGTGCTCATCATCTCAACGGTTACCTTGATCTTCGGTTTCATCCTGATGCTGATCCTGGCGTGGCTGACGGCGACGCCGGTGCGGGTGGTGCGTGCGGCGCTGAAACGCGTCGAGCAGGGCGACCTGCGCGGCGACCTGGTGGCGTTCGACGGAACCGAACTCGGCGAGCTGCAACGCGGGTTCAACGCGATGGTTGACGGCCTACGCGAACGGGAGCGGCTGCGCGACCTTTTCGGCCGTCATGTCGGCCGTGAAGTCGCGCTGGCGGCCGAAAAGGAGAAGCCCAAACTGGGCGGCGAAGAACGCCACGTCGCTGTGGTTTTCATCGACATCGAAGGTTCGACGAAAATGGTGACCAAGCGCCCCCCGGCCGAGGTCGTCGAGGTGCTGAACCGATTCTTCGCGGTCGTCGTCGAGGAGGTGGACCGCCAGCGCGGACTCGTCAACAAATTCGAGGGTGACGCGTCGCTCGCCATTTTCGGGGCCCCTAATAGCCTCGAGAACCCCGAAGACCACGCCCTGGCAGCTGCGCGCGCCATCGCCAAACGACTGGTGGAGGAGGTCCCGGAATGCCCGGCCGGTATCGGCGTTGCCGCGGGCGAGGTGGTCGCCGGCAACGTGGGCTCCAAAGAACGCTTTGAGTACACCGTCATAGGCGAGCCGGTGAACGAGGCGGCGCGACTGTGCGAGCTCGCAAAGTCCAAGCCCGGCAAGCTGTTGGCTTCGGAGCAAGTTGTGGAGGGCGCGAGCGAAAGTGAGCGCGCCCATTGGTCTTTGGGGCGCTACGTGAAGCTGCGCGGTTACGACCAGCGCATTCGGACGGCATCGCCGGTCGAGCCGGCGAAACCCGCTAAGTAG